Proteins co-encoded in one Sulfurimonas sp. HSL1-2 genomic window:
- a CDS encoding TOBE domain-containing protein: MMISARNQIDADIVSVCRDGVSALLELKTLQGTHLFASITGNASEALSVREGDRVIAFFKDSHVLVATGWVIPISARNRLEGVVESIHRGVVNAEVRIRLGGGDRISATVTDDAVSNLALQPGMPVVAIVKASDMMIAKPVR, encoded by the coding sequence ATGATGATCAGTGCGCGTAACCAGATCGATGCCGATATCGTCTCGGTGTGCCGGGACGGGGTCAGTGCTCTGCTGGAGCTCAAAACACTGCAGGGAACACATCTGTTCGCTTCGATCACCGGGAATGCCTCTGAGGCCCTCTCCGTCAGGGAGGGGGACCGGGTCATCGCTTTTTTCAAGGATTCGCACGTGCTGGTCGCGACCGGGTGGGTCATCCCCATCAGTGCCCGAAACCGGCTCGAAGGGGTCGTCGAAAGCATCCACCGCGGCGTCGTCAATGCGGAAGTACGGATCCGGCTCGGCGGCGGGGACCGCATCAGCGCGACCGTGACCGACGACGCCGTTTCCAACCTGGCGCTGCAGCCGGGGATGCCCGTTGTCGCGATCGTCAAAGCCTCGGACATGATGATCGCCAAACCTGTCCGATAA
- a CDS encoding TOBE domain-containing protein, whose amino-acid sequence MKISARNQIEAEILSVNKGAVNAKIALLAPKGTLLSAIVTIESVESLGLTEGDAVRAFFKASHVLIATGGIPNISARNKLPGRVETVIQGAVNTELIIRLESGDLLTAIITNESMAELGIDKDSDVIAIVKASDVMIAK is encoded by the coding sequence ATGAAAATCAGTGCCAGGAACCAGATCGAAGCGGAAATCCTTTCCGTCAACAAAGGGGCGGTCAACGCCAAAATTGCGCTGCTCGCCCCCAAGGGGACGCTGCTCAGTGCCATCGTGACGATCGAGAGCGTCGAGAGCCTCGGGCTGACCGAAGGGGATGCCGTCCGCGCCTTCTTCAAAGCGTCGCACGTGCTGATTGCCACGGGAGGGATTCCGAACATCAGCGCCCGGAACAAACTGCCCGGCCGTGTCGAAACCGTGATCCAGGGAGCGGTGAATACGGAGCTGATCATCCGCCTGGAGAGCGGGGACCTGCTCACCGCCATCATCACCAACGAATCGATGGCCGAACTGGGCATCGATAAAGACAGTGATGTCATCGCCATCGTCAAAGCCAGCGACGTAATGATCGCGAAATAA
- the modA gene encoding molybdate ABC transporter substrate-binding protein produces the protein MKKTLLSLLFSLSAFAGEINIAVAANVSYAIDELKAVFAKQHPDTKVRVTLGSSGKLTAQIKNGAPFGLFMAANMKFPASLYADGIATTKPLVYAQGALAYLSAKPMDFSKGIALVADKSVSKIAIANPKTAPYGTAAVEAMQKGGVYDAVKSKFVFAESISQTVTYALTAADVGFIAKSSLYSPKMAQYKENVNWTSVNPALYTPIKQGIVLLKHAGESAEYKAFYDFMLSDEAKTILRNYGYIVE, from the coding sequence ATGAAAAAAACACTTCTCAGCCTGCTCTTCAGCCTCTCCGCCTTTGCCGGCGAGATCAACATCGCCGTTGCGGCGAACGTCAGTTACGCCATCGATGAGCTCAAAGCCGTCTTCGCAAAACAGCACCCGGACACCAAAGTACGGGTTACGCTGGGCAGCAGCGGCAAGCTGACGGCACAGATCAAGAACGGCGCCCCTTTCGGCCTTTTCATGGCCGCGAACATGAAGTTCCCCGCATCGCTCTATGCCGACGGCATCGCCACGACGAAACCGCTGGTCTACGCCCAGGGCGCGCTGGCGTACCTCAGTGCGAAACCGATGGACTTCTCCAAGGGGATCGCCCTGGTGGCGGACAAATCCGTGAGCAAGATCGCCATTGCCAATCCGAAGACGGCGCCCTACGGTACCGCCGCGGTTGAAGCGATGCAAAAAGGGGGTGTCTATGATGCCGTCAAGTCGAAGTTCGTTTTTGCCGAGTCGATCTCCCAGACCGTGACCTACGCCCTGACGGCGGCGGATGTCGGTTTCATCGCGAAATCTTCCCTTTACAGCCCGAAAATGGCACAATACAAGGAAAACGTTAACTGGACGAGTGTCAACCCGGCACTCTACACGCCGATCAAACAGGGGATTGTTTTGCTCAAACATGCGGGAGAGAGTGCGGAGTACAAAGCGTTCTACGACTTTATGCTCAGCGACGAGGCCAAGACGATCCTGCGAAACTACGGATACATCGTCGAGTGA